In the genome of Microcoleus vaginatus PCC 9802, the window CTCGATCGCTCAAACCGACTGCTGCAACATTAGCACGAGCGCGAGCCACACTCTCGGGATTTTTCTCAACTCCCACTACTTTTACACCAAAACGTTTAGCAAGGGCGATCGAACTATATCCAAAACTAGCAGCCAACTCCAAAACAGTCTCGCCCGGTTGAAAATCCGCCCATTCAAATAACTGTTCCGTAGCAAGTTTCCCCCCCGGCCTCAGCATTTTCTTGCCAGCCGCCGCCAGAACTTCATGTCCGGGTGCAGTCTTAAAATTGAGAGCAGTATTGGTCATTAAATTGACCTCCTATTTAACCTTACTCTCAGTTTGCCAAATTCTCCCAAATCTTTCTATGATCTAGCTCATATTCAAATTATCGTAGGGTGCGTCAGCCTCCTCAATTTTTACAGTTTTAGATTTTAGATTTTAAATTTACTCTACAAATTTTAGATTTTAGATTTTAGATTTACTTTACAGATGAATCTGGGAGATTAAATAAGAGTCTAAAATTTGGGCTGCTCACGAGAAGAGTCGCGGGTTTGTATCCGTCGGCAGGTGCGATCAAAAACAATCAAAATCCCCGCCAGCAAGTTTTCGAGGATGTCCCGGAACTCTAAAGCAATTGCCACGCCACTAATACCCAGCAGTTGAATCAAATCCCCTGCCTTGAATGACGGAATGGCGATGAATGACGCGATCGGCAATAATTGATTTATAATCAAGATATCTACTCCACCCCAATAATACCGAATCATGCTTGCAGAAGCAAACGCGACACTTTGGCCTAGTCTAATTACTGTTTCCGCATTAATTCTCTACTTCGTTGTTACCATCAACGTCGGTAGAGCTAGATTCAAACACAAAGTTTCTCCCCCGCAGATGACAGGAAACCCAGACTTTGAGCGAGTGGTGCGAGTTCAGCAAAATACCTTAGAGCAAATGATTCTATTTTTGCCCTCGCTGTGGCTGTTCTCGCAATTTATCAGCCCAATTTGGGGCGCTGGTATCGGCGCAATTTGGATAGTTGGACGCATTTTGTTTGCTTGGGGTTACTATCAAGCTGCCGAAAAAAGAGCGGCAGGATTTGGCATTAGTACCTTAGCTACTTTAGCTTTGCTTGGGGGTTCATTAACAGGCATAATTATGTCGCTGCTGAAGGTTTGAGCCTAGCTTCCGATCCACATAATTGTTTGTTTTTCTAGTCGTTTCCAGGCTCTGCCTGGGAACCAGTTAAATGTAATAAATTTTAGGAGTCAATATGTCAGAAACCAACAAACCCGTATTTGAAATTAACCCGAAACTTTTTCACCAGCTTGTGGAGTGGCAAGAAAAACTTGAACGAGAAGATGAATTAGCAAGCGAGTCAGAAAACGAAAAACCAACTGAGGTAATAACTCTTCCCGACAGTGATGAACAGCATTCTCAAACAGATAATTTATAGCTGGTGGCTAGCAGCATCTTTTGGATTTCCGGCTGCTGTCTCGGCTCAATCGCTGACACCTAGCCAAATTCAGCAAGTCAATAGCGGTTTGTTTCGTTCTAACTCTCAAGATTTCTTTCAGCAAGGCTATCGCCAACTGGAAAGAGAAATCGCAATTTTGTTGCAAAGAAATGTCACTTCGGAAGGCAAGATTCTGGAGATTGATGAAAAATTGCTTTCTCAGCTTTGCAGGCAAGAATTTACAATATCCTCGCGCAATTTTGACACCGTAAATACTGCTCAGATTGCTAATCTTAAGGCAAAATTAACAGATATTTGCCGTCCCAATTAAAATAAAAGTGAGGTAAAAATCAAAGTTTTAGTGTTGATGGATACAGAAGCAATGACAAAATTGAAACTAGCCATGCTGGAAGCGGAAACTGCCGCTCAATTGGCGGCGATCATTATTGAGTACACTCATGAGGAAATGATGTTAGTTTTTCAGGCGCTAGAAGGGGAACAACAGGATAGGATTAAGACTGTTTGGAAGACTGGTAGTTAAAGTAGATTAGCGGAAATCAGAGGTTTTAATTTTTAACCGCAGATGTAAGCCGATAGACGCCGATAAACGCAGATTGAATTTTGTTAGTGCTCGCTGTGTATAACAATCTTACTTTGTACACAGCGAACAAAGACATATCTAAACTAGGGATTCGAGGCATAATTGGCGGAAATGATCGCCGCGTTGCTCGAAGTTTTGGTATTGATCGAAGCTAGCACAGGCTGGGGAAAGCAGCACTACTTTAGCATGATTTTGTTGGGCTAATTCTGCCGATCGCGGGATTGCTCGTTCCATTGTTTCGACAATTTCCCAAGCGTTGTAATTTGCTTGTTCGAGCCGCGAGGCAAAAAGACTCGCCGCATCCCCAATGAGCAACACCGCAGCAGCTTTCGCCTTGATTGTATCAATCCAAGCGCGATCGTCCCCTTCTTTGGCGTCGCCGCCCGCAATTAAAATCGCCGGTGCGCTGACAGAAGCCAACCCGACTTGGGCGGCGTCGTAATTAGTAGCTTTGCTGTCGTTGATGAAATCTATGCCTTCCCAAGTGCAGATGTGTTCTAGGCGGTGCGAAACTCCGGGGAATTTAGCGATCGCCCGGGCGATCGCACTTTTATCTATCCCCGCCAAATTAGCCGCCGCCACCGCCATTAACAAATTCTGCAAATTGTGTTCTCCCACCATCCGCAAAGAATCAGCAGGCAGAATTTTCTCGCTTTGAGCTATTACCCAACCATCTTGAATATAGGCTCCAAAATCTGTATTCCCCAACAGTTCTTTTTCACCTTTCACACTCGTCCAACACGCATCCGGCCAAACTTCAACTCCTTGCTGCCGCAAATAAGGATCGTCGCCATTGATTACTTGCAATTCAGACTTTTTCAGCAAATGCGCTTTAATGTTGTAGTAATTTTCCAAAGTTTTGTGGCGGCTGAGATGATCCGGCGTCAAAGTCGTCAAAACTCCGATTCGTGGCGCTACAAACGGCGAGGATTCTATCTGATAGCTGCTGATTTCTGCGATTACCCAATCCGGCGGTTTTTCGGCTAAAGCTAATTCACACGCAGCATAGCCAATATTGCCGCAAGCGGGAGCGTAAAGCCCGGCTTCTGCAAAAATAGCAGCAATTAAAGCAGTAGTAGTAGTTTTGCCGTTAGTGCCGGTAATTCCCACCCAAGGAGATTT includes:
- a CDS encoding UDP-N-acetylmuramoyl-L-alanine--D-glutamate ligase, whose protein sequence is MPIAHIIGLGKSGIAAARLLKREGWEVTLSDRSSSPNLLEQQQEFANEGIHVELGKSFEPVESIELIVVSPGVPWDSPALVRARELGIETIGEMALAWRYLKSPWVGITGTNGKTTTTALIAAIFAEAGLYAPACGNIGYAACELALAEKPPDWVIAEISSYQIESSPFVAPRIGVLTTLTPDHLSRHKTLENYYNIKAHLLKKSELQVINGDDPYLRQQGVEVWPDACWTSVKGEKELLGNTDFGAYIQDGWVIAQSEKILPADSLRMVGEHNLQNLLMAVAAANLAGIDKSAIARAIAKFPGVSHRLEHICTWEGIDFINDSKATNYDAAQVGLASVSAPAILIAGGDAKEGDDRAWIDTIKAKAAAVLLIGDAASLFASRLEQANYNAWEIVETMERAIPRSAELAQQNHAKVVLLSPACASFDQYQNFEQRGDHFRQLCLESLV
- a CDS encoding MAPEG family protein translates to MLAEANATLWPSLITVSALILYFVVTINVGRARFKHKVSPPQMTGNPDFERVVRVQQNTLEQMILFLPSLWLFSQFISPIWGAGIGAIWIVGRILFAWGYYQAAEKRAAGFGISTLATLALLGGSLTGIIMSLLKV